From Camelus dromedarius isolate mCamDro1 chromosome 12, mCamDro1.pat, whole genome shotgun sequence, the proteins below share one genomic window:
- the NARS2 gene encoding asparaginyl-tRNA synthetase isoform X4, with the protein MTVRGLENFFRSKAFTQVFTFGPTFRAENSQSRRHLAEFYMVEAEISFLENLQDLMQVMEGLFKATTTTVLSNCPEDVELCHKFIAPGQKDRLEHMLKNNFLIISYTEAVEILKQASQNFTFCPEWGADLHTEHEKYLVKHCGNMPVFVINYPLKLKPFYMRDNEDSPQHTVAAVDLLVPGVGELFGGSLREERYHFLEQQLARSGLTEAYQWYLDLRRFGSVPHGGFGMGFERYLQCILGIDNIKDVIPFPRFTHSCLL; encoded by the exons AGCTTTTACTCAAGTGTTTACCTTTGGCCCAACATTTCGAGCAGAGAATTCTCAGAGCCGGAGACACCTGGCAGAGTTTTATATGGTAGAAGCAGAGATTTCCTTTCTTGAGAATCTTCAAGATCTCATGCAG gtaatGGAGGGGCTCTTTAAGGCTACAACAACGACGGTTCTGTCAAATTGTCCTGAAGATGTTGAACTGTGTCACAAGTTCATAGCTCCTGGCCAAAAG GACAGATTAGAACATATGCTAAAAAACAACTTTCTAAT catttcttacACTGAGGCAGTGGAGATCTTAAAGCAGGCATCCCAGAACTTCACCTTCTGCCCAGAG TGGGGTGCTGATCTACACACCGAACATGAAAAGTACCTGGTGAAGCACTGTGGCAACATGCCAGTCTTTGTCATTAATTATCCATTAAAGCTCAAGCCATTCTACATGAGGGATAATGAAGATAGTCCTCAGCACACA GTTGCTGCTGTTGATCTTCTGGTTCCTGGAGTTGGAGAACTCTTTGGAGGAAGCCTCAGAGAGGAACGGTACCATTTCTTAGAGCAGCAGTTGGCCAG ATCAGGACTGACAGAAGCCTACCAATG GTATCTGGACCTCCGTCGATTTGGATCTGTGCCACATGGCGGTTTTGGGATGGGATTTGAACGCTATCTGCAGTGCATCTTGGGAATTGACAACATCAAAGATGTTATCCCTTTTCCAAGATTTACTCATTCGTGTCTTTTATAG